Within Desulfobacter sp., the genomic segment GAAATTCTCAGGGCCTGCCCGGAAGACTTCCGGTTTAAGGAACCGCCCTATGAATACGAATATGAAAAACTGCCCATGGATTTGATCCTGGGCAGCAAAAAACTTCGCCGGGCCCTCTGCGATATGACGCCTGCGGCTGATCTGGAAAAAGAATGGCAGCCGGGACTGAACCATTTTATTGAAACCTCAACCGCCTTTTATCTCTATGACTGAGCCACCCCCCAGCAGGGATAAGCCCGAAGATATCCAATGGAAACGGATGTCCTTCAAGGGGAATAAAGTATGGGCCCCCTTTGACGGCCGGGGCAATCCCATGGCGGAAAACGGCAAAGTCCCCATCAAGTACAACCTGAATCAGGATTATGAATACCGGATTAAACTGGAGAATCTCAAACCCGAAGACCTGGCCGTGCCGGCAGGAACCAGACAGAAGAAAAAGGCCCAAAACCCGGAGCAGGACCTGCCGCCCAACTGCATACGCATCTATACGGACGGCGCCTCTTCAGGCGATCCCGGACCGTCGGGCATCGGCATCCTCATGCTTTACAGGGACAACAGAAAAGAGATTTCTGAATTCATCGGCACCGCCACCAATGACCTTGCCGAACTTAAAGCGATCCACCGGGGGCTCATTGCCCTGAAACGGCGGGACCTGCCCGTGAGGATATTCACGGGTTCATCCCATGCGGCGGATCAATTGAAAAAAAAGGGGCGGCCCGATACCCACCGGGATCTGATCCTTGCCATTCGGTCGCTCATGACCAGATTCAGGGATATCGGCATCATCAAAGTAAAAGACCACGCCGGCATAAAGGGAAATGAAGTGGCTGATTTTTTAGCCGCCTGCGCCATCAAAAACGCAGACATAAAAAAAGGGCAGTCCCCAGAAGAATAGGGACCGCCCTTTTAATATATACGTACAGCCGGAATAAAACCGGTCGATTATGCTTTTTTCAGGTCTTCCAGTTCTTTTTCCAGCTCGGCAATTTTGGCTTTGTCATCATCGGCAGGAGCGTCAACGCCTTCATCTTTTTTCCAGGAGTCTTTGAGTTCATCAAAACCCAGGTAAAGGGCAAGGCCACCACCCAGAAGCAGTACAGGGGGGATGCATCCCAACAGAAGATTTACGAACTCACCAAACCAGACCGCCAGACCAACAACACCGAGAAGAACTGCAATAGCTCCGCCAATTAACGTTTTCATAGACTATCCTCCTTAAATTCCTGTCTTAATTATCAAAATACGTGACATTCACCTTAAATCTTGAATTCCCTACAAATAAGATGTGAAAAAATAGCACAGGACCTGGATTTTATCAAGGCGTTTTTCCCCCGCCCGGACAGATGGCAAACCCCTTTAAATAACAAGATGTTAATAAAAATTTACCCCCTGCCCAACCCCCCTTTTCAAAAAATTATCATATTGCCATCGCACCCAAGCTTTGGTATTGAATGAATCCTTGAACAACTTCGAGTGCTTACCATATATAAGGAATATCCAATGAGCCTCTTGCCCCCTTTGGACAAACTGATCGCAGGAATTAAAAACAGATTATTCGGTTCCCCGGACAGCATGGCGCCATCCCCCCATGAATACTTTACCTGTTTTTACCCGGGCAACCAAAGCTTTGTCATACGCAGACTCATCACCCGCCTGACCCGGAAAATCCCCCTGGACGATCATAACCTTGAAAAAATAAAGGGAATCAAACCGGACAGCATTGTGGTATTCAGCTGTAAAAACAAGCGTTTTTTCGATTTTCTTTTTTTTCATACCCGGCTCAAGTCCCTGGACCTGCCCTATCCGGAACTGGGCTTTGATTTAAGCTTTTTCCCCCTGTTGCCGGTACGGCGGGCCTGGCGGATCATGACCTCCCACATGGCCCATTTCATGCGCCATTTCCAGATCAAGGACATATACGGCACCGGCTATGCCAGCCAGACCCTTCTTGACAACCGGGCCGGTTTCCTCTGCCTCATCGAAGAGGAGGATTTTTACCGCAGGTTCATCAAGTCCACCCCGGACCCCCTCTACCACCTCATCGAACTCCAGAAACAATTGGACCGGTCCGTGGTCATCGTACCCGAAGACATCATTTACGTCACCAAGCCCATGCACAAAAACCCGGGGCTGGCCGATATTATCTTCGGTACCCATGAAAAACCCGGGCTGATAAAGCGGCTGTTTATCCTACTGCGCCACCCCGAAAAAATCCGGGTGGAGGTGGCCCGCCCCGTGGACCTCAAGGAGTTTATCAACCGTCCGGAAATCCAGCGGCTGGATTCCGAGTTCCAGACCCACCGCCTGAGAAGCCACCTGGTGGATATTCTGAACCGGCGGCGCAAAAGCATCACCGGGCCGATCCTTAAATCACGCCAGGAAATCACAGAGGACATTCTTACCCGCAAATCTTTGAGGGAGTTTCTTGCCGATCATGCCGCAAAAACCAACACCCCGCTGCGCCGGGTCAACAAAAAAGCGGCCGGCTATATCAACGAAATTGCAGCCAATTACAGCCTGAGGACCATCAACTTCCTCAACTGGCTGCTCACCTGGGTGTTCAATAATATCTTCGAAGGGGTATCGGTGAACCAGGATGAAATCAACCGGATGCGGGAAACCTATACCCAGGCCCCCCTCATCCTTCTCCCCTGCCATAAGAGCCACCTGGATTACCTGTTGCTTCCCTATGTGATGTTCAGAAACAACATGCCCTGCCCCCACATTGCGGCCGGCAAAAACCTTTCCTTCTGGCCGCTGGGGCCCATCTTCAGGGGGGGCGGCGCCTTTTTCCTGCGGCGGACATTCAAGGGGGCTGACCTCTACACCAGGATATTTGCCGCCTATCTGGAAAAACTGCTGTATGAAGGGTTCAATATCAAGATTTATATCGAGGGGGGCCGCAGCCGGACCGGCAAGCTGCTGACACCCAAGCCCGGGGGGCTTGCCATGCTCATCAAAGCCTACCTGAACGGGGCCTGCGAAGATTTGTATTTTGTACCGATTTACGTCGGATATGACCGGGTGCTGGAAGAGGACGCCTACCTCAAGGAAATCGAAGGGGGCAAAAAAAGCCCGGAAACCCTCAAGGGCCTGCTGAATACCAGAAAATTCCTCAAACGCAAATACGGAAAGGTGTATTTGAAATTTGACGAGCCCTTGTCCATGAACCGCTATCTTTGTGAAAAAAATATAGACCTGAAACGGGCCACGGAAAAGGAATATATGGATTTCGTCAAGGGCTTCGGCTACAAGATGATCAATTCCATCAATGAAAATACCGTGGCCACCCCCCACGGTATCATTGCCTCAGCCATCCTCAACTGCGCCGCCAACACCTTTTCAAAGGCACAGGTGCTGCGCCGGGTCCACACATACATGAACCTGCTGACCTTCACCGGCGCCTATCTATCCGACACCCTGATCATGGACCAGGACGCCGCCTTTGATTCCGTGGTTGACAACTTTTTATCCCGGAACTTCATCGAGCTTGCCGACGAGGATGAAGAGGAGATTGATGACACCACCGTATTGATTGTAAAGCACAACAAGCGGGCCATCCTGGATTATTATAAGAATTCGGTGATCTGCTTTTTTGTACCGGCCGCCTATACGGCCGTGGCCATCCTGGAAACGGACCGGTTTAAATTTGTTCTATCGGACCTGGTGCTCAGATACAAATTCCTCCAGAAGATGTTCACGGACGAGTTCTCCTTTGACGAAGAGGTCACCGCCGAAGAGCAGATTTCCCGTGCGGTAAAATGCTTTATCAACGAAGGCATCCTGGTGCCCGACCCCAAACGGGCGGATATGCTCAACCTGACCTCGGAAGGCCTGCGTAAGCTCAAATGGTTTGCCGCCTTCCTCATCCCCTTTTTCGAATCCTATAATACCTGCCTGCTTTTCCTGGAAAAGGAAAAGACAGACAAGTACGACGTCAAGGAGCGGGCCAAGAAAATCCTCTCCTTCGGCGGCAAATTATACAAACGGAACCAGGTGGTGCGCAAGGAGTCCATCTCTCTGATCAATTACAGGAATGCGGCCAATTATTTCGCCAGAAACAATATCAACGGATCGGGGGACCAGATCGAAATAGACAAGTACAAGGAAATCATCAGCCGCCTCTCCCATCTTATTGCAGGTTAGGCATGAAGGCGCTGATTCTGGCGGCAGGCTTCGGCACCCGGCTGCTCCCCCATACCCGGATTCTGCCCAAACCCCTGTTCACCATTAACAACCGCCCGGTACTGGACATGGCCGTCGACAGGCTTCTGGACTGCGGGTGTGAAGAAATATTCATCAACACCCACCACCTCTGGGACCAGATCCATGATTTCATCCAAAGCCACCCCAGGGGTCACTGCCTCAAAGCGGTCCATGAACCTGAGATTCTGGATACAGGCGGCGCCATGGCCAATCTTAAAAACGACCTTGCCGATGACGATTTTCTGGTGGTCAACGCGGATATTGTCTGCGATTTCGACCTGAAATCACTGGCAGCGGCCCACCGGTCCTCGGATGCCCTGGCCACCCTCCTGGTCCATGATTGCCCCCGGTTCAACAAGCTGGCATTTGAACCGGATTCGGGCAGCCGGAAAAGCAACCTGGGAAAAATTCTTCATTTTGAGGCGCCGCCGGAAACGGGGCTTGCCTTCACCGGCATCCAGGCCCTGTCACCTGAAATTTTCGACCATATGCCCGGGGAAAATGCTTTTTCAAGCATCGCGCTGTATAAAACCCTCTGTGCCACAGGCAGCATCCGCGCCCTTAAGGCGGAAAAACTCTTCTGGGAGGACATGGGCACCCCGGGGGCATACATGGAGACCTCACGGCTGTTTCTGGCCGGGCAGATCTTGGGCCTGCCCCCCGCCCGGTTCAATGAAATCAAAATTGAACCCATTGCCGGTGACGGCTCGGACCGGAAGTGGTTCAGGGCCTCCCATTGTGCCGAAACCCTTGTGATCTGTGATCACGGCATCTGCTTAGAGGATTCCCGGGAGCCTGGATCCCCCCTGTCCACCCAGCCCGGACGCCTCTCCCAGCTCAGGTCATACACATCCATCGGCCGCCACCTCAACGGTAAAGGGATCTGTGTCCCCCGGATACTGGGCCACGATACCATCTCAGGGCAGGTGGCCCTGGCCGACCTGGGCAGCACCCATCTGGCGGATCTGGCAGATCCCGGCCAAAGGGAAAAAACCACCACCCTTTACCGGCAGGTCATCGACAGCCTGGTCCGGTTTTCCCAGGAAGGCCTGAGGGAGTTTGACCCGGCCTGGACCTGCCAGACCCGGTCCTATTCAAAGGATCTGATCCTGGAAATGGAATGCCGGTATTTTATGGACGCTTTTGTAAAGCACTACCTGGAACACCCCGCCCCTTGGGAAGAATTCAAACCGGTTTTCAGCCATATTGCCGATAGGGCCCTGGCCCATGGATATGCAGGCCTCATGCACCGGGATTTCCAGTCCAGAAACATCATGATCCACCAGGGGGATGTATGGTTCATCGATTTTCAGTCCGCCCGCAAAGGGCCCATTCAATACGATCTGGCTTCACTTTTGATCGACCCCTATGTTAAACTGCCCCCTGATATGCAGGAAGAACTGCTGGATCATGCCATGGCACGCCTGGATCTTGCCGATCCCGCAGAAAAAAACCGATTCAAAGAGAGTTATTCATATTGTTGTATCACCCGGAACCTGCAGATGCTGGGGGCCTTCGGATTCCTGACCCGGATAAAGAAAAAACAGAAGTTTGAAGCCTATATCCCCCACGCCCTGGCCGCTTTAAAACAGCGGCTGAACAAAATGGAAAACAGCATTCTGGCCCCTCTGGCCGGATTTATCAATGGATTATAAGGAGTACCCATGACCCCCATCCCAATTATGATCAACGGACTGCCCGGCAACGTGGCACGTATTATCGCAGCGGGTGCACTGTCAGACCAGCGGTTTGACCTTGTCCCCTTCTCTCTCACCGGTGCGGATGTCCAACCCGCCTCGGTCACCGTCGGCCAGGTCGAAATCAACCTGGTCAAACCGGACACCAGGAACGACAAGATAAAGGAGATCCTGGCGGCCTACCCCGGCCTGGTCGCAGTGGACTACACCCACCCCACGGCCGTAAACGCCAATGCCGAATTTTACACCGCAAATGGCATCCCCTTTGTCATGGGCACCACCGGCGGAGACAGGGAAAAGCTTGAAGCAACCGTCAACCAGGCCGGTACACCGGCCGTTATCTCCCCCAACATGGCCAAACAGATTGTGGGATTCCAGGCCATGATGGAATACGCCGCCAAAACCTTTCCCGGCCTGTTCAGCGGCTATACCCTGGAAGTGAAAGAAAGCCACCAGCAGGGCAAGGCAGACACCTCAGGCACGGCCAAGGCAATTGTCTCCTGTTTCAACGGCCTGGGGGTGGATTTCAAGGTCTCCGATATCCAGCAGATCCGGGACCCGGAAGTCCAGGAAAAAGAATGGGGCATTCCCAAAGAGCACCTGGGGGGCCACGGATGGCACACCTATACCCTGAGGGCCGGCGACGGTTCTTCTCTTTTTGAATTCACCCACAATATCAACGGCAGGGATATTTATATCGGCGGCACCCTTGACGCTGTTGCCTTCCTCTCCCGGCTCCCAAAAGGCGAAACAAAACGCCTGTTCACCATGATCGACGTTATGACCCGGGAAAAACAAATGCCATGAGCGGTTTCATGAAGCTGGTGCTGATCCTTTTCGGACTGGCCTATCTCATATCTCCGGTGGACCTGATCCCGGACCTGCTCCTGCCCTGGCTGGGATGGATCGACGACGGGGTCATCCTCTGGTCTGTCTATTATCTGATACGGTACGGAGAACTGCCCTGGTTTATATTCAGAAAAAAGGCCGGGGGCCGCTTTCCCGGCCGCCCGACCCGGCCGGGCAGAAAGGCGGCATCAGATTCCGGCAACCGCAGCAAGGGACCGGGCTCCCAGCCCGGTTCCGGCACAGGAAACCAGAAGGCCGCAGGGGGCCCAGGGTCAACCGCCGGCCAAACCGGCCGGCCCCCATCCGGGAAAAGGCCGGGAAAAAAATCCCCCCATGAGATACTTGGGGTCCCACCGGATGCGTCCCGCCGGGAAATCCAGCAGGCGTATAAAGAAAAGATCAAACAATACCACCCGGACAAACTCTCCCACCTGGGCAAGGAATTTGCCGACCTGGCCAACGAAAAATTTCTGGAAATCCAGGCCGCCTATGAAACATTGATCAAATAGATTAAATGATCCGGTTTACCCCCGTGGCAATATTGTAGCAGTAATCCCCCATTTTCTCATAGCTGGAGACAAGGGCGATAAAAAAGACGCCGGCGTCCACGGAGCAATCATCGTTCCTGAGCCGCTGGATATGCTGAGAACGCATATTCTCCCTCATCTGGTCTATGCGGTCCTCCAGTGCCAGGGCCTTTTCATAAAACCCCGGTGTTTTTTCGGTCATCTCATTAAAAACCATCTCCACAAACCGGTCCACCTCGGCTGAAATCGCCTTCAGGTCCCGGGTGGCCTCATGGCTGAAACGGATGTTTGCGTCATAGACCTTTTCAAGCATTTTGGAAATATTTTCCATGGCATCTCCCAGCCGCTCGATATTATTCACGATGCGCATCATTTCCGAAATTTCCTTGGCCTCCGGCTCATTGACCTCCCCCTGGTAGATGGTGGTCAGGTAGGAAATAATGATTTTCTGGCAGTCATCAATATGGGTTTCCACCGCCTCCCGTTCCCCGAGGATATCATCATCCCTTTGGGACAGGCAGGTGGATACCTTTTTAATGTTTACCCGGACGTACTCTGCCCAGTCAATGATCTCGCCTTTGACCTTTGCCAGGGCACCGATGGGCGAGTCCATGAAATTGGCATCAAACCTGGGCAGCCGGTACCGCTCCTTCACGCCACTGGGATTGGGAGAGATGAGGATGGTCAACTGGACCAGTTTAGGCAAAAGCACCAGAAACACCATGGCATTTATCACGTTGAACAGGGTGTGGCCGTTGGCGATGTACCGGGCCGCATTGATAAATTCATTATTCACCGACTGGTCCACGGGACCTGCGCCCATTTTCAGGGTGGCGGTCTGGACGATATCAACGAAAAAAGGAAATATAAGCAGGATAATGGCCACCCCCACCACGTTGAAAATGGTATGGGCGTTGGCCGTGCGGTGGGCCTCGGCATTATTCGACCCCAGGGTGGCCAGCTGGGCGGTAATGGTGGTGCCGATATTTTCTCCCAGCACCAGGGCCAGGGCCGTGGGAAAGGTCAGCAGGCCCGAACCGGCCAGGGTCATGGTCAGCCCCACGGTTGCCGAAGATGACTGGACCGCCACTGTAAGCAGGGCGCCCATGGCGACACAGAGCAGGAGCCCCCCCACCGTCTCTGTTGAGAAAGTGGTAAAAAACGAGATGAACTGGGGATCGGTTTTAATGGGCGACAGCCCCTCTTTCATCACGCTCATGCCGAAAAACAGCAGACCGAATCCGAGAACAATATCGCCGATATGGCGCCAGCGCCGCTTTTTTGAAAAATACTTCAGTCCAACGCCCAGGGCAATGGCCGGCAGAGCTGCCTTGGTCAGTTTAAAGGCAATGAGTTGCCCGGTAATGGTGGTGCCGACATTTGCACCGATAACCACCCCCACCGCCTGTTGCAGGGACATGATACCGGCACTGACAAAACCGATGAGCATGACGGTGGTGGCTGAAGAGGACTGCACCAGTGCCGTGACACCGGCTCCGGTGATGCAGCCCAGGATCCTGTTGGAAGATATGGCCTCAAGAATATTTCGTATCCGCTGCCCGGCAGTGGCCTGGAGCCCCTCGGTCATCATTTTCATCCCGAGAACAAACAACCCCAGTCCGCCCAGGGTTTTGATCAGTATACCTGCGATGTCCACCAGTTCCTCCCTTTTAGGTTTACCGGCCAATAATTATCTAACACAATACTAACCAAAGACTAACAAAACCAGGCACTATATATGCCAAAATCTCTTTTTTTTCAATCAATAGAATGAAAAATCCGGGCCGATATTGAGATTGACAAAATTGGTAAAAATTGCCATAAGAATCCCTTATGATCCAACGCCTTAATAGAGGAAAAATCCATTGACCGGTATCAGTGAAATCCTGGTTCTTATTCTGTTGATCAGCGGCATCCTCATCCTGCCCAGGATGTTCAAGCCGGCCCCGGCAGCAAAAAGCAAAAAAACCGCCGCTAAATCCCTGAGTATGAAACTGAGGGCCGGGATTGCAATATCTGTCCTATATCCCGCCGTTTCCGCACTGGTACTCAAGCCCTGGCAGGGCAATATTGTTCTGTACCTGTCTGCAGGCCTCCTCCCCGTCGCCCTGGCCTGGGCATTAATCTGGGTCCTGGCGGCCAAAAAGCACTAGTTTAACACCCGTTCGGCCACCCTCCTCTCCGTTTCACGCACGAACTATATTACTATTTAAGAAAAAATCCTTTTAGTAATAAATAATAAAATTAAGATTATTCGTATTGACACTGCATATTATATGGTTAATTTTCTTTCAACGTAAGGACAAAACAAATAAGTCCACTAACTAAACATAAGGAGAAAACCATGAGACTTGTCAGATATAACCCTTTCAATGAAATGACCCTGTTTAAAAATGCCTTTGACGACTTTTTCAACGACGCCGCCCCCAAGGCGGCCCCCCAGTGTTTCTCTCCCGCAGTGGACATTATCAACAGGGAAAACAGGGTGGAACTGAATGTGGAACTGCCCGGCATGAAAAAGGAGAATATCTCCGTCAACATTGAAGACAAGGTCCTGACCATTTCCGGAGAACGGAAATTTGAAGAGGAAGAAAAGAAAGACAACTACTACAGGCGGGAAAGAAGATACGGCAGCTTTAAACGGGCCTTTACCCTCTCGGACGACATCATCACCGACGATGTGACTGCAGAATACATGGACGGGGTCCTCAAAGTTATCCTGAAAAAAGATACCGCTAAAGAAGAAACTAAACAGATTACTGTAAACTAACCCCAAAAAAAGCGCATCCCTAAACCCGGTCCCATCGGACCGGGCAGCAGGATGCGCTTTTACTATACACCTGATCCGGCAGTAACTGCCGGATCAGCAACTCTTAATGGTGGGAATCCCCACTGTCATTGATGGTGTCATAGGCGGCCTTGATAAAACAAAAGGTCAGGCCGGCACCAAGGATGGAGATGGCATACCAGAACCCGCCGAAGAAAACGGCATGGCCGACATCCCAGGCCCATTCAAAACAAAACGGAAACATAAGTACTCTCCTTTTTATTCAGCCGCTGCTTCAGCAGGCTTGTTGAGTTCCAGTTCCTGGGGGAATACCGGCAGGTACCTGTAAGAGACGGCAATCAGTATGATACCGTAAGCCACGGGCAGAACGGTGGTGGCCACTTCCTGCCAGGACGGGATGTACAGCGCCCAGTTATCAAAGGACATAACAGGTACGGCAAACACCTGGAGAACCATGACCCACCGGTTCAGGCAGACACCGATGACGCCCAGGATGATGGCGATGAGCCGCATCTTCGGGTTTTCACGGGTACTCTTGACCACCAGCATCAGTCCGGGAACCAGGCCGCAGACGATGAGCTCGGCAAAGAGGATCCAGTAGCCGTAGAAGGCGTTGTTGCTGTAAAAGTGGTCCAGGGTAAAGCCCAGGGAAGGTGCGGTTACCGTTGCCCAGTAAATGGTATCAATAATCTTGGCAACCATATAGGTGGTGATCATCCAGCCGGAAATTTTGGCCAGCAGGTGGACGGTCTTGTCTCCCACCAGTTTTTTCCCGGTAATGGCTTCGGTGATCTTGGTCACAAGAAGCGTGAAGCAGGGGCCGAAGGCCGCAGCAGACCAGGTAAAAAGGAAAAAGGTCCAGGGCCAGATCAGCAGGCTTTCGCGGACGGCAAAGGGGCGGCCGAACATAACGCCGGCGACACCGCCAAGGGAACCCTGGTGGAAGAAGCTCAAAAACGCGCCGGTGGCGGCAAAGATGGCCATGACACCGTGCATGTTGTGAGCCAGGTGATGGAAAAAGGACACCTTATTGAGCTGGCGGTTTTCCAGAATATTGGGAATGAACTCGATTGTCAGAACCGCAAAATAGCAGGAGAGACAATAGGCCACCTCGGTGAGCATGGAATGCACGTTGGCATGCCAGAAGATGAACCAGCCGCGCAGGGGCTGTCCGATATCAATGGCCAGAATCAAAAGGGCGGAAGAGTAGCAGATAAACCCGATGATTACGGCAAAGTTGATAATATTCTTCAGCTCGTCAATTTTAAAAATATACTTGAGCAGGCCGGTGAAAAAAGCGCCGCCGCCGATGGCAATGACGGCAAGGTCGGCCCAGATCCAGAGGGCGAACCCGTAATAGTCGTTCATGTTGGTCTGGTTCAGCCCCTTGAACCAACAGAGGAACATGGCATAAACGCCCCAGAGCAGTACGGCACCCACGACGGCTATTCCGAGCATAAACTTCGGAAACTCGCACCGTTTTGCGCCTTCAGGTATTAATGCAGAATCCATATTTAATTACTCCTTGAGTCTTTTGGATGGTTAACCATGGGAGGTTTCAGCCCCATGATGGTTCTTTACCTTATCCCATTCGCCGTCAAGATAGTTATCGCCGGCTTTCCTCACCCATTCACGCTCGGACATGTAGTAGACCTTGGTGTTGGTTCCCAGACGCTCAAGCAGCCTGAAAACCTTGGGATTTCTTGATTTCCCAACAACCTTGGGGTTGCCGGGAACCGGATGGGGATCGGGTTTAACGATCTGGGTAACCTTGTGGGCGGGGTTGTTCAGGTCGCCGAAGGTGATGGCACCGGCCGGGCATGCCGTGGTGCATGCGGTCTGGTATTCCATCTCTTCAATTTCCCGTTCCTCCGCATAGGCTTTGTCCTTGGCCAGCTGGTATCTGTGGTAGCAGAAGGAGCATTTTTCAACGACCCCGCGCATACGGGGAGAGACATTGGGGCTCAGGTAGTTTTCCATGCCTTCGGGCCATTTGGGATCCCACCAGTTAAAATACCTGGCATGGTAGGGGCAGGCACCCATGCAGTACCGGCAGCCGAAGCAACGGGTGTATATCTGGCTGACAATTCCGGTGTCGTACCCGTAGTCGGTGGCGGTTGCCGGGCATACGGAGACGCAGGGGGAATGGCCGTGGTCGCCGATGCCGCTGCAGTGCTGGCAGGGCCGGGGCATGTATACCACTTCTGTATCGGGAAAGGACTTGCCGTTGGTCAGCTTATAGACCCGCATCCAGGTGATGCTGTCCTTTTTCCGGGATTCATCTTCTTTAAACGGAACGTTGTTCTCCGCCATGCACGACACCATGCAGGAACCGCATCCGGTGCATTTGTCCAGATCAATCAACATTCCGAACTTATGTGCTTTTGTATTATGTATCATCAGAACCTCTTAAAAGATTTCTATATCCGTGTCATTAGGCTTTGGAAATTGAAGCCGTGATTCCAAAGGCGGCATCCAATCCCGAACCGGGTTCAATCACCGGGGCGATAAGGTCGTTCACGTTCACGCCCTTGCCGGCCACATAGGGATTGTCATAGGTGTGTCCCAGGCCTTTTGCCATTCCGATGACACCCGGCATCATGCCTTCGTTGAGAAAGACTTTTACCTTTGCCTTGCCAACGGGGGTGGTGATCACGGCATCACCGCCGTCTTTGAGCCCCTTAGCTGTGGCCGGGTTGATTTCAACCACCACGTCCTTGCCGGCGATAACCTTGTCGGAAACGGTCTTCACCGCAAAGGGAGAGGATGCCCCTGTCAGGCGCATGTTGTCGATGGGCATCAGGATCAGTTTGCCGTCGCCCTGTGCCTGTACGGCGTCAGGCATGTCGGCCATATATGCGAAGTTGGTAGTGGGAATCCCTTCGGGGTTGCCTTCGGCAACCACGGCGTAACCCTCTTCGGACAGGGTTTCCCAGACGCTTTCTGCAATTGCCTCCAGGGCTTCCTCATAGGTTTCCCATTCAAAACTCTCGGCAATGGTGCCGCCCATGGCCTGGGCCAGTGCGATCAAAGCATCGCCCGGGTTTTTGGTATCAAAAACCGGGTTCACCATGGGGCGGGCCAATCCGACCACCTGTTTGGCAAGGCCGCCGCCGGAGGGTACATCTTCCATCCGTTCCAGGAAGGTGGAGGCCGGCAGAATCACATCGGCTTCCATGGCGGTTTCATCCAGGTAAGAGGAGAAGCTCACCACAAAGGGAACCTTTTTAAAGGCGTCTTTTACCCGCTTGGGATCCCTCAGGGCGTAGCAGGGATTGGCATTGTATACAAAAAGCGCATTGAGCAGCGGTGCATCGGAAGCGTTGATCTTTGTGACCAGTTCATCCAGGGATGCAGCCTGTTTGTCTTTTCCGGCGCCGGCTTCGGCAATCTCGTCCATGGCGGCTTCGGGGAAGGAAAGATAGCTCTCCTTGTCGAAAATAAACACACCGCCCTTTTTGTTCAGGCGACCGGTGAGGGCGTTAAGGGTCTGAACGGCGGCAAATTCCCGCAGGCTCTGTCCCTGGTCTCCCCTGCCCCGTCCGGGGATGGCCACGGCATTTTTGGCATTGGCAAATTCAACGGCCAGCTTTTCAATATCCGCGGCCTTGACGCCGGTGATGGCCTCAACATTCTCCGGGGAGTATTGTTTGGTTACATTGGCGGTGAACCGGTTCAGGCCGCCGGGATAAACACCCGGGGCAAAGAGGTTCTTGCTCAGCAGCACCGCGCAGATCCCCAGGGCCAGGTCCGCCTCTGTGCCGGGTTTGCAGGGAATCCACTTGTCGGCATTGGCAGCGGTATTGGAGAGCCGGGGCTCAATCTGGTAGAGTTTGCCATGG encodes:
- a CDS encoding 1-acyl-sn-glycerol-3-phosphate acyltransferase, producing the protein MSLLPPLDKLIAGIKNRLFGSPDSMAPSPHEYFTCFYPGNQSFVIRRLITRLTRKIPLDDHNLEKIKGIKPDSIVVFSCKNKRFFDFLFFHTRLKSLDLPYPELGFDLSFFPLLPVRRAWRIMTSHMAHFMRHFQIKDIYGTGYASQTLLDNRAGFLCLIEEEDFYRRFIKSTPDPLYHLIELQKQLDRSVVIVPEDIIYVTKPMHKNPGLADIIFGTHEKPGLIKRLFILLRHPEKIRVEVARPVDLKEFINRPEIQRLDSEFQTHRLRSHLVDILNRRRKSITGPILKSRQEITEDILTRKSLREFLADHAAKTNTPLRRVNKKAAGYINEIAANYSLRTINFLNWLLTWVFNNIFEGVSVNQDEINRMRETYTQAPLILLPCHKSHLDYLLLPYVMFRNNMPCPHIAAGKNLSFWPLGPIFRGGGAFFLRRTFKGADLYTRIFAAYLEKLLYEGFNIKIYIEGGRSRTGKLLTPKPGGLAMLIKAYLNGACEDLYFVPIYVGYDRVLEEDAYLKEIEGGKKSPETLKGLLNTRKFLKRKYGKVYLKFDEPLSMNRYLCEKNIDLKRATEKEYMDFVKGFGYKMINSINENTVATPHGIIASAILNCAANTFSKAQVLRRVHTYMNLLTFTGAYLSDTLIMDQDAAFDSVVDNFLSRNFIELADEDEEEIDDTTVLIVKHNKRAILDYYKNSVICFFVPAAYTAVAILETDRFKFVLSDLVLRYKFLQKMFTDEFSFDEEVTAEEQISRAVKCFINEGILVPDPKRADMLNLTSEGLRKLKWFAAFLIPFFESYNTCLLFLEKEKTDKYDVKERAKKILSFGGKLYKRNQVVRKESISLINYRNAANYFARNNINGSGDQIEIDKYKEIISRLSHLIAG
- a CDS encoding reverse transcriptase-like protein — translated: MTEPPPSRDKPEDIQWKRMSFKGNKVWAPFDGRGNPMAENGKVPIKYNLNQDYEYRIKLENLKPEDLAVPAGTRQKKKAQNPEQDLPPNCIRIYTDGASSGDPGPSGIGILMLYRDNRKEISEFIGTATNDLAELKAIHRGLIALKRRDLPVRIFTGSSHAADQLKKKGRPDTHRDLILAIRSLMTRFRDIGIIKVKDHAGIKGNEVADFLAACAIKNADIKKGQSPEE
- a CDS encoding phosphotransferase yields the protein MKALILAAGFGTRLLPHTRILPKPLFTINNRPVLDMAVDRLLDCGCEEIFINTHHLWDQIHDFIQSHPRGHCLKAVHEPEILDTGGAMANLKNDLADDDFLVVNADIVCDFDLKSLAAAHRSSDALATLLVHDCPRFNKLAFEPDSGSRKSNLGKILHFEAPPETGLAFTGIQALSPEIFDHMPGENAFSSIALYKTLCATGSIRALKAEKLFWEDMGTPGAYMETSRLFLAGQILGLPPARFNEIKIEPIAGDGSDRKWFRASHCAETLVICDHGICLEDSREPGSPLSTQPGRLSQLRSYTSIGRHLNGKGICVPRILGHDTISGQVALADLGSTHLADLADPGQREKTTTLYRQVIDSLVRFSQEGLREFDPAWTCQTRSYSKDLILEMECRYFMDAFVKHYLEHPAPWEEFKPVFSHIADRALAHGYAGLMHRDFQSRNIMIHQGDVWFIDFQSARKGPIQYDLASLLIDPYVKLPPDMQEELLDHAMARLDLADPAEKNRFKESYSYCCITRNLQMLGAFGFLTRIKKKQKFEAYIPHALAALKQRLNKMENSILAPLAGFINGL
- the dapB gene encoding dihydrodipicolinate reductase, with translation MTPIPIMINGLPGNVARIIAAGALSDQRFDLVPFSLTGADVQPASVTVGQVEINLVKPDTRNDKIKEILAAYPGLVAVDYTHPTAVNANAEFYTANGIPFVMGTTGGDREKLEATVNQAGTPAVISPNMAKQIVGFQAMMEYAAKTFPGLFSGYTLEVKESHQQGKADTSGTAKAIVSCFNGLGVDFKVSDIQQIRDPEVQEKEWGIPKEHLGGHGWHTYTLRAGDGSSLFEFTHNINGRDIYIGGTLDAVAFLSRLPKGETKRLFTMIDVMTREKQMP